Sequence from the Trachemys scripta elegans isolate TJP31775 chromosome 5, CAS_Tse_1.0, whole genome shotgun sequence genome:
AGAGGGAACTCCTTACCTCCTCTCACCTAGGTGCCGCTCCTGCATCTTCACCATAGCTTCCACATCCTTATTTTATGAAAGTGacccagctcctctccagctgggTCTAATAAATCATGCCTGCCACACTAGGTGCAGTAATGTGAGCTTGTTAACTCTTTATTCACCTATATGGAGCAGACACCCCAGCAAAGAAGGCTAGAGGTGCCCAGGGACAAATTTAGTTTAGAGTGTTTGGTTTTCTTGGTGTTACCAGAACAACATAATAAAAGAAGCTAATATTTTGAGGGGAATTACCCCTAACTAATGCTCTAGAAGCAGATTTGGCTAAGGGTAATAGGTGGACACTACTTGTTCTGTTTAGCTGCTATCAATGATAGAGGGAACCAAGGGATGGTTGCAGCTGTTCTGCTCTTTGTGCCCTTGGGTGGTGGGGGTGGAATTAGAACATTCAGGACACTGAAGGGTCCAACACACACTGCCCTTCCAACGATTCTGAGCTTGGATACATGGGGCACATGCGCACTTCGAGTGGGAGCCATACTGACATATATTCTAAGAATGTATTTTTATTGGCCTGAATTTGTGTTTCTTGTTCATTAATTAACAAGGTTCCCACTTCCAGGGTATGACAATTAAACTATTTAATAATCACCCTATAAAACTAACGTGACAGTTTAACAGTAGAAATTTTGGTCAGACAACTTCTAActaaaaaaaagattcagaatcTTCCCTGAGAAGGATTAaatgtaacagctaatttatgcCTAGATTCTGCATTGGGATTAACTAGCCCAGGAAAAGTCTCATTAAAGTGAATGGACTCCCCAATGGTGCAGTGATCTATGCTAGCAGTTCCTGATACAGCATCAGGGCTTAGACTATAATATGTTCCCCTCTGGGGCtaagttatattatatataaaaatcagtaTCATGTAAGATATCAGCTTAATGCATTTCCACCTTAGTGAAGTTCTTATTTGATAATAGTGAGAACTGAATGTGGGGAATGTTAAGTTGGCACTTTGCTTTTGCTACTGACTAATGCAGcaataacaagattttttttccaaagtaaaATGGATTCATACATCAAAGTGAAAAGTGTACATAAGTAGTTTGCATTGTGTAGACTGATAAAAGCTAAAATAGGTGTAGCATAAAACTTACTGTactgacaattaaaacaattaaagcCACAGGGCTTTCAACAACAGAATCAAATGGTTACAAAACAAGTTTAAGCATTGTGGGCAGCAGGGAAGCTATATTCCCATTAGGGCCCACACACCATCAATAAGAATCTGTATGCAAATTCAGTGTGGAAAAAGACAGTCCCCTGCCTATAGCAACAAGCAGAGATCTCAGGGGAGGTAAAAGTTTTTTTGTAACTAGAACAAGTTATCCtggctttttaattaaaaaaataaaataaaaaacctccaTACCAGGGACATTGCAGTGGTAGGGGATGATATAGAACATACAGCAAGTTTAGAAATTTGGTCCTCCAAGTAAAAATTATGCCACACCTAGGAAGGTTAGACACATGGATGATGTAGCAATGGTATAGTATAACCTGCCAGATCCCCACATACCAAGCTGCCTCAACCCCTCCAGGAAGTAACAATGCCATCTCCGACAAATTCTATATAGACAATAAAATCAAATTAGATTCAGAAATCTTCAATAGTGTAGTATATCTTCCCCCGCCCCAAATATATAGACTGAGCATATAAATGAATCTTACAGGTTCATTCATAAACATTAAtactattttaacaaaataatggTATTAGGTGTATTCAAAAGTGGTATAAGAGCAAAATAGGCATTTTATTTAATTAGACTAAGCTACTTAGAAGGCAGATTTAAGACATTGTTTCCTCTTCAGATTGGCTTTCATCTGTTCCATATTCTTCAAAGTTTAATACTATCATATTAGCAGTATCCCTTCCAGCTAATTTTGACATCCCTCCTATTTTCCCTGTTaccagaacaaaaaaaaagaaaaaacattagaAGATGGATTCTAATGGAgtggcaaacaaaaaacaaaaacaaacaaacaaaaaaacccacaacacacacactttccacaGTGGAGttgtattcagtttctttctACATCTTACAAGTAGAATCACATTCAGTGATGTTTTCAGTAAATCTTACTGCAAAGCTACAATATAAAGTTTTATACATCATGCTTAAGTGACTTACTAGAGAAAGCCTTACTTTTGAATTCATCATCCATGCAAGCCTTGATGACACTTTATAAATCTGAGTATTAACTGGTGATAGAGAAAGCTTAAAATGAATGCCAAAATGTCAATTATCCAAGAATACTATCTTGTATGACAGGCTCACACTCCCTGCAAAGGGAGCCAAATTTAAACCTTGCAAAACTGCCTGGCCTCATCCAGAAAACCACTGGAGTACTGTGGTGGCAGGGGGTACAGCTTCTGAACTGTGTATTCCCATTTTAGTaggttccccccaccctttgACACTTGTATCCCTCTTCAGGATTTTGAAGGGAGATCTTAACTCTGCATTCCCTGGTTTGCTAACATTAGAGTTTTGTTTTGGAGTACATTAAATTTGCTTCATTTACAAATCAAGTTTTTCTGACCGCACTGAAAATGAGAAGAGTTAGGGTCAGTTAAGCAGCCTGGGAAATGAAAGAGTCACTACTTTATGTGCAATGTTTGTCATACTTCAGACAAAAAAAGATAGGAGGTGTCAGTTATACAGTTACCTGTTTGAAAGGCAAAGTGCACACTCGTTTGGATACGTGTGCCCATCAGTCCCACAAACCGGATTAAAGTTCTTTGGACATCCAGGCAAACCATACAAGTAGCATTTTGGCTAGGGAGGAAACAAACTTATGAAACAGTCTAGGATAAGCAATTCCAAACAGCATTTTGGTAACCTCCCAGATTAAGCAATTTAACAAATCCTGCCATCTTCCAATGGCATACCAATGTActtatatacaaaataataatcaaCATTTCATAAACATTTGTGGAGGGGTTGTGAGATATTGCATCTCTTTACTAGTTATGTGGAAATTTATCACTTCAGGCTTCACATACTAATTGCTCCCTACCATCACTCAGCTAAATACTTAAATTGCTCAATAGTCAAGGGGGCCTTAGTCatcattgccaaaaaaaaaaaaaaaaaaaaaaaaaaaggagggttttttttacctTGGTTTTTTTAACCTTGGGATAACGAACACAGGGCAGCTCTCCCAAGCAGGGCCACATATTTACTGCCTGGTAAAAACTGAAGTGCCTTATCTTCACTGTGTTTACCTCAGGATCACTCATGGACTTTAGttaccctgagatttaaaaaaagccaCCCCAGCATTTTTAGCAGTGACGACATGGTCACTTATTAACAAATCAACAGCTTACTGTAAGATGGAGTCCATTCAAAATCATGTTAGTATAACATTTTAGGGCCAGAAGAGGAGTTTTTATAGTGAGAATAAGCTATCTGGAGCTAGCTATCTTGCTATAAAATCCTACACTTAAATTGTTGGTCAAcacagctatgttggtcagggatgtgagAATGCCACATGCTAAAAAtcctatgctgacctaaccctggGTTTGgacatagctaggtcaatggaagaatgtttccatcaacctagctagcATCGCTCGGGGAGACGGTGTTCCTACACTGATGGAGAAACCCCTCCCGTAAGTGTAGGCTGGGTCTACATTTcaggttatgctggcatagctacaatGCAATaactagtgtagacatatccctagcTGAGGCATCAACTATCCCGCTGTAAAATCTTTACCTTGATGTAGCTAGTCAAAGTCAAGCtcaggtgggaagaggcagaaagTTGAGCACTGACTACATCAAGGAAAACAGCTACCTGCCTTGTTTCCACTAGGGTTATAAAACAACAGCTAACTGGCCTTTGTCTTCCAAGAGCCAGATAACCATCACCAGCCCAGGTAGCCTTGGCAGAGAGCAGCATCTGCTGAAATGCCTCATTACAGACCCTGGAAAGCAACAATACCCCAGATAACGGGCTCAACTCGGCACGTGCACCCCTTGGGTCAGGCTGCCGTGAGCTGGGGCTGCCCGCACAGGAGCCAGGGGACGACCCCAAGCTCTGGGCAGTCACAGCCGGGGCGGGGCTGCAGGTGGGGCACCCGGGGGCTCAatgcctggctccccagcccaccccccagaGGCTCCCTGGGACAGGCCAGGCAGCTcagcggggggaggaggcggcaggGTTTTACCCTGGGCCGGGGAGAGGGGCctgggccccctgcagctgggcGGGTGCCGGGGTGGGGCGCTGGGAGCGGAGGTAGGCGGGGGACCCGGCGAGACGGGACAGTGGGGGCGCTGGGCGGGGTCCGGGGCGGGGCGCTGGGAGCGGAGGTAGGCGGGGCACCCGGCGAGACGGGACTGCCGGAGTGGGGGCGCGGGGCGGTGTCGcgggctgcccccagccccagccccactcaccgAGATGACGGCGGCGGCGGCCCGCGCGGGCGGCGGCAGGAGGATCcctaaggggagagagagaggggggcacAGCGTTACCATGGCAAcacgccccgccccgccccgccccgcccgcgCCAGGCCGGTGCCGGTACCTGTCAGCGCCCcgcacagcagcagcagggcgcTCGCGCGCACGACGCAGCCCAACGCCCCCATCTCGGCACTAGCGGCCGGCGCCGCGGGCAGCCCACTTATAGGGCACGTGCCCCCGGCGCGTCACAACCTGCCccgcccaccctacaccactgacCACGCCCCCagagacttcccccccccccccccggaggatgggggcaggggcaatgGTGTCCGTGGGAGTGAGGAGAGAAGATGGGGGGGAGGTGGGTCCTgcggggcagaggggctgggatacctgtggggtgggggcgatggtggccagggccggcgcttccatttaggtgacctacgcggtcgcctagggcaccaggtttggagggggggggcattttgccgctctcggcggcaattcggcggcgggggggtccttccgtgctccggctcttcggcagcaattctgcggcgggtccttcactcaaagtgccccgaagaccgggagcgcggaaggacccccccgccgcagaattgccgacgacgaccgggagcacggaaggaccccccgcctagggcaccaaaaaccctggcgccgctcctgatgGTGGcacctgtgggggtggggggatggtaCAATGGGAATGGGaggtgataccagtcagctctgtgttcttggggcaccagggtgcagtatccagcctgactcatgaaagacacccccacCAGCCTCCAGAGAACCAAAACCCACCAGAggaaagacttgcagagagcaatgaagggcattgggagacacacctagacccctcctaacaagggtgacaagattaagacatctccattaacACCCCATGAGGCAAGGCGGCActgtacccattttacagagggcaagctgaggcacagagtagatgACATTACATACCTAAACTCACAacagggaatcatagaatatcagggttggaagggacctcaggaggtcatctagtccaaccccctgctcaaagcaggaccaatccccagacagatttttaccccagttccctaaatggccccatcaaggattgaactcacaaccctgggtttagcaggccaatgcacaaaccactgagcgatccagGAATTGAACCAAGCTTGCCTGCATCCAAGTCCATAGAGCATTGTCTTGCACTGCCTCCCTTCTGGGCAGGAGATGGTGGTGTTTGCTCAATGCTGTGACAAGTGCGACATtttattataggcagggctgctAGCACCACTCATTATTAAGGTTGCTGCCCATTATAAGACCGTGTTTTCAATTGTATATAACGGGGTGGCCACatttactgaccctctgagccgcatatgacaatcttcagagaGTCAGGGCACATCATCTGCCGGGGCTTCAGCCGCATGGGAGgcgcctgctggggctcagggcttcagccccactcctgctgaagccctgagctctgGCAGGCatgccccatggggctgaagccccgagaacCCCTCCCCTGTTGGGCAAAAGCTgctagccccaccaccccagcacagggcagaagccccaagctctcccctccccccattctggtAGGCAGAGAGTGTGGGGGCGGGTGGGAAGTGGGGAGCTCcacgagctgcactttaactgtaaaagaaccACAAGCCGCAGTTTGGCCGCCCCCGGTAGAAAACTTTGCCAAACGTTAactatttggactgaaattttccatacctCAGGCTGtattttttctggaaaatttcagccaaaacagttcatcTGTATCTGAGAATGAGGATAAAATTCTTTGACAAGCTTTAGTAtcctcatgctttggagcagagggttgaaatttggcagggtcTGGCCTTTGTGTCAGACATGTGCCTTTTGCCACCCCCATGACAATCCAcccacatttggccaagttataagcttctgaaacatttcaatttgcacatgctcagtagagacgtCTTAGAGTTTACCAGTGAAATTTCCTGaggattccatctgcactgaacCTTCTTCAGCCCAGGGCTGAGCAAGTCTTCTGCTGTAATTTCTgctttgggctgctgtgggccatTTTGTGTCTGACTGTGGGTGCCTGTACAGAGAGCAGAGAATCTGTCTCTCCTGTGGCCTGGAGGAGGAAAATGTCTGATTAAAAGCACAGAGGACAAGAGCAGACCTGAAGAGGGGTGGGGAGTAGATTGGGATAAGGAGCTTGGGATTCAGATTTAGAATGGGGTatctgggactggctgggcaaggaaagTAGGAGTTGGcatgggagactgggactggctgggctggTACCTGAATCTGGGAGCCAGAAGAAATATTGGAACTGGCTGGGTACagaggctgggacagggagtagggttgccaactttctacttgcacaaaaccaaacactctttCCCCATCCaaaccccgccccttctccaccaCCGTACACTCCattgccccctccctctgtcactcgctttccccatcctcactcactcactcactcattgtCACTGGTCTGGCTCAGGGgactggggtgcgggaggggtgagggctctggtggggggtggggccagaaatgagaagttcaaagtgtgggagggggatccaggctggggcagggggttggagcacaggtgggggggagtgagggctccagctgggggtgcaggctctggggtggggctggggtgcaggagggtgctctgggctctaggctgggatcaaggggtttggagggggatcagggttggggcacagggctCATGGCAGGCTCTAGGCAGCGCTtaccccctccggctcctatgtggaggcacagccaggcggctctgcgcactgccccatctgcaggcaccacccccacagctcccattggctgtagttcccgaccaatgggagctgtgggggcggtgcttggggaggggcagcatgcagagccccctggctgcccgtATACGTAGGAGCCAAAGGGGGGGTAGgctggctgcttcccgggagccatgcagcacagaggctagcagggagcttgccagccccgctgtgctgtgccaccaactggacagtcaacggcccggtcagcggtgctcaccagagctgccaggatcaCTTTTTGACCAgttgttccggtcgaaaaccggacacctgatCATCCTAACAGGGAGTGAGGAGCGAAGCAATGGAAGGGGagagactgagattggatgaggagccagaGGACAGACTGGGActagacaaggagactgggactgagaaccaATGGAATTGGGGtaagtgggtgagggggaaggggaaacagaTCTGACAGAAAACCGGAATGCAggaggagaactgggactggctatGCAAAGAAACTGGGACTAAGAGCTGCGTGGGGTCACTGAGGTTGAAtgaggagcctggggagggagattggggctgggagccagtgaAGATGTGgaatgtgtgtatgtgggtgactggaagtcaggagtggaagagagacagatcagatgagaaaccagaaggcaagggTAAGGAGACTGGCAGCAAGGAACTTGGCAGTTGTGGGGGGAACTGTGAAGGGCTGGGCAGGAAGATTGGGAGCGGAGGAAGATTGGGACGGGGAGTTCAGAAAGCAGAGACTGGAacttgctgggcaaggagacaaTGACTGGATGAGAAGCCTAAGGAatagagactgggacaaggaaccagggatggggaagagacaggactgggacaagaaCAAGTTGGAGGAGATGGAGCAAAAGGAATCACACTAGGTGGTAATAAACAGAgtagtctgtgcccactagagcacactcccttCCAGAGGGGACGGAACCCAAAATTCCTGAGCCTCACCATTCCTCCGTTGTCAGCCCATGGGGTCTGAGGTGCAGAAGTGCACTCACAGCTAcaaccaaagtcaatgggatgatATGTACAGTATCTAAGGGGAATGCTGTTTAAAGATCAGCGTTGAGAGTTGTACATTTTGGTGTTTGGGTTTTGCACAATAGTTAAGCATTTAACATTTCCCTCATACTTTGCAATATTGTCTAAATTGTGTTAATGTAGTTAATTTCATTCTGAAGTAGTGTCACCCCCATGTCTCGGAATTGCCTATATGTAGCTAGCCTTTAGGCAAAGTCACTGCTCAGGGCTTGGCAGGTATTTCTTACCATGGTGgctgaaggagggagggatagctcagtggtttgagcattggcctgctaaatctaggagtgtaagttcaatccttaagggggccatttaggattctggggcaaaatcagtacttggtcctgctactgaaggcagggggctggacttgattacctttcagggccccttccagttctaggagatagatagGAAGCTCTGGtatcagagagagaaggtggggaggtaatatattttattggaccaacttctgttgtggagagagacaaggtttcaagccacacagaagttggcccaataaaagatattacctcacccacctggtctttctaatatcctacttggctacaactacactgcttTGGTATGTCATTCGTTTGTGACCAGCATGCAGTGTGGTGGTTTGCAGAGTGTTTGTGTTGAGGGGGATTAcagtcacacatgcacacacaaaaaatgaccTATTTTTACAAAAGGTGTCACTGAATCTTTAATAACCCCACAAGTAATTGGGAATTCAGTTCCAACCAGGTGTCCTAatgttttagttttaaaacaaGGGAAGGTGGAGGAATGGGAGGAGGTGGAATTTGGAACAAGGTGTGCATTGTATCCTGATTTGGATTCAGGGAATTAAGCGTTAACCCTTTAATGAAGCTCAGATGCTAGATTTGCTGGAAATGCATTTATATCTGCACAGGGCTTGGTGTTTTCCAAGATAAAATAAAGTTCAAGTCTCACCTGCAGCATTCCTTATGGACATGTGCATTAATACTGGTATGCTACCAGAATCCTAGAGCTATCCACTATATCCAGTCTATCTAGGTATAATaccatgcccatcactgtggACCTAATTTAGGAGAAAAAGGTTTCATAGTAATGAGCCGGAAAGGTCCCTTTGATCAGTTGATCCATTATCACAAAATCCAGAGTTAAGGATAAACTTGCAAGAAACAGAAATATATGGAAGTGTAGAGATTCATAGGCACCTGAGAATAGgagccacaaaagccagcatgctgagtgggggagccacctaagctaaccAATAAGAAATACTGAGGAGATGGATGTGGCCTAAGCCTCGcccctcaaagggatttaggtacttaCATCTGGATTGGAGGGAGATGCCCATCTCCACATCCTAGAGGAGGTCACACGATAGTGTTCCCCTTACACACTTTAGCCCAGTGGATaggaagacccaggttcagtgCCCTCGTTTGCCTGATttagagcagagatttgaacccaTGCCTCAGGAAAGTGCCCTGGGCCATGGGATATTCTGGGAAGCAGCATGCCCCAGCTCTCTTGTTGAGGCCATTCCAGTTTGTCCAATTAAATTGTCATTGGCCAGAGTTCAAGGTCCTATTCCAATTACTGTTTTATTATGTGTGcaaagtggaatggcttcaacaggaCAGACTGAAAATCCACCCATCCCAGAATACCCtgaagcccagtggttagagtctagggtgaccagatgtcttgattttatagggacagtcccaatatttgaggctttgtcttctaTGGATGCCTATTACCCCTGCCctctgttccgatttttcacacttgctctctggtcaccctatcagagTCCTACCTGGGAGGCCTGTGCTCTGATCCTTGCTCCGAAGCAGGCAGAGTGGGGGAAAtaaaacctgggtctcccacatcctgggtggtGAGTGCTTTAACAACCTGCTATAAGGGAGCTAGCACCCCCTCTGTCTATCTTTTatgcagggcctgattcagcagatGTGCTTTCAGACAGCCTCTGAGAACACCTGCCAGATCAGGCCCAGCCCCTGGAGACAGGCAAAGGAATGTCTAATCTGAGgatcctgctggggcttaggtgtgagTTAGGCAGCTCTATCCATGCCCACTGGCAGATTTTTAGGCACTTGGGGACAGGAGATTTGTTGGCAGAAATGTAGATGTAACACCGACAAACCCTGATCGGcggcgggcaggattgaaccggggacctctggaccttagtgcatgagcctctactgcatgagcaaaaagccacctgcctgttagctaaagctgtagagaAAGATAAAAGTGTctgctctaagtggtctcagtgtcactagatgggacacaacaccatacccagaaggtgtgtggttTATACAGGCACCTTCGGACTTCAGgcactacagggttaggcagcagctgaatgGGGGTTGTGAGGCTCTATATTTTGAATTTAGCTGCCTAAAGTGGAAGTTAGACACTtaaatccttttgtggatctagcccaaagtgtttgtaaagtgctttgggcgtgatgaaaggtgctatagaagcaCACATTATTACTATAAACACACAAGAATTGGGTGGTTTTTGCCATTTCATACCCTGTTGTTGCACAGACACAGACATTTTCACtgttatttttcatttagaaTGAAACCATTCTGAGTTTCAAGAGAGCTAAAAAGCCTCATTGACAAATCAAAGTCCTTGTGAGCAGCATTTCTTATTGAAACAAATCCTCTGTGCAGAAAAGGTTGAAATACCTTTTGGGGTAGCCTGATACATAGTTGTTTTCCAAATACTGGCTTGAAGAGCAGTCAGTATTGAGTTCCTTCACTTATCTATGTACTAAAACAGTCAAGGATGTTAATTGGCTGTGTCCCAGTAAACCATTTATTCCAGCATTCAACAGAGACTCTTTGTAGACAAACCATCAGTGACTCACTCACAATTTCAGCAGACCTTTCCCTGTGCAGGTATTAATACTTTCATCCCAGGAGTCAGAATTTCCAGTGCTACATATTGACAGTCCTGTTTATGGTTAAATGTAAGTTCAGTAAACTATTTAAAGCAAAAGCCAAGTTGTCTATTAACTACTTTTCAGTCGACTTAAATATGCACATTTCTGAGTAGCTTTGTTGACATATTTATTAGCGAGTCTCATGATGTGAGGGTTGGAGGAGTTGAGAAATATCTATCTGCTGGTTGCCCACATAAAGTTAGATTGGCTTAATTC
This genomic interval carries:
- the SPINK2 gene encoding serine protease inhibitor Kazal-type 2, which codes for MGALGCVVRASALLLLCGALTGILLPPPARAAAAVISPKCYLYGLPGCPKNFNPVCGTDGHTYPNECALCLSNRENRRDVKISWKGYC